Part of the Nicotiana tabacum cultivar K326 chromosome 20, ASM71507v2, whole genome shotgun sequence genome, TACTAATttacaaataaaaaaattgatttaATTCTATTTAGTCTAAAAGTAATCCAATTAACCGTCAATAAGTAAAACATACTCTATCTAATAAATTGGGACTATGTTAATATCCCTTGAAGATCTACAATTGCTTTATTCGAGATTTACTTACGAGGAGACACCTGTAATTCCTTGATACATATCACCTAGAAGAAAGTTATACTCCCTCCCGTCCATAATGCCTTTGATACACCCCTTAAGATACGAAGTCCTAGAGAGAAAAAAGATGTATTCACTAAATTACATTTAATTAATTGTTATTTAACATATTAGGAGATGTATATAAgggtaaattttgaaaaaataaaatcatttttttcttGATTATGTAAAAGGACACTTAGAGCTCCGTTTGAATTAGCTTATTTTAAGTGTTTTTAAGCCATTTTGTAGTGTTTGGATAAagtaaaaaagtgcttttaagcacttatttttaagctaaaataacgaaaataaaccaaaagtcaaaagctagaattcctaacttatggtttttggcttaaaagtcacTTACAACAAGctcatccaaacgggctcttattttggaccaaattaAATAGGCCAAAAGGTTAATTATTATGGACCTGAGGGAGTAATTTTGagagagaaattcaaaaatagccagatttacaagtggtcattcaaaaatagccacagtttcaaaagtaatcgaaatttagccacttttcaggtaaagataaatctgaatgaaaatactgttcaaaattcgaaaaatactccagcataatatattggagttcaagtatatataccggtccaacataatatactggagattggagcagtatattatactggagccagcaaagtataccggtccagcataatatgctggaagttcatacacaggtgcaccgaactccagtatattatgctggactggtctccgttgcagcaaaatagtgactattttttaatgacttggcaaacgctgactatttttaaatgatcagtccgaaaactgattAGTCTGTGCTATTTTAACTAATTTTGAATCCCTAGTTTGACCCCTTTAGATTTGAATCAAGTCGATCTTAATTATCTGAAATCGAGAGTTATTAACTTTAATATCAGGTGATTTCCTTCCGCGGGTTAAATTCATAGAAACACACACACCacacaaaaagatttttttaacgGATTATTTTTTGCAAATAGAGATGAAAGAATAACACGGAAGAGGATAAGGGTTTACTATATTTACACATGCATTAATATAGCAACGTCCCTACTATATTTACGTTAATGTATAAATATAGTAAACTCTATTCCGTTTCCATACAATTctatcatttttatcaaaacctccTCATCTACCACAAACCAAAAAGGAAATTGCATGTATAAATACCTACAATCTCCACTCTTCCTAGTCAAAAACAGTTCCAATCTACCTTTGGAGCAAGGAAAGTTTAAAAAGCTGTTGTAAATGACGAAAACTAACAAGCCTTCATATTTCATGTTAACTATTCTATTTACTATAGTAATAACAATTTCAAGTACAAGTTTTGTGCATGGATTTAACGTGATTGATAAATGCTGGAGAACAAAACCAAATTGGAGGAGTCACAGGCAACAATTAGCTAAATGTTCTGTGGGTTATTCTGGAAAAATGACTAATAATATTGGACCCGAATATAAGGTTACAGATCCTAGTGACGATCCCCTGAACCCTAAACCCGGAACTCTCAGATATGCGATGACACATATCCAAGGAAAGGTTTGGGTAACTTTCCAAAGAGACATGACTATTAGGCTCCAAAATCCCCTCTTAGTTAGCAGTTTCGCTACCATTGATGGCCGTGGAGTTAAGGTTAACATTGCTGATGGTGCTTGTCTAATGCTCCAAAGGGTATGTACCACTAGACAATTTTATTAAACGTTTTAACTTATATGCACcgataatataatatttttttttacactatCAGATCAAAATTATCTGAACCTAGTATTTTCGACGTGGAACAAagtttatgtgtaaaaatttattaaaatgaataaatggtaagtttgaacccataactttgaaaatataataagttcaatgctaaaaatcttaaaagttgaatCCACAGAATCTAAATCCTGAATCCAACTCTGACATAGATAATATATTAATAGGCACACACGAACTCACTAGTTCTAAATCTAGGATCCACCTCTGACTACTACATGCAGTGGCGGAGTCACCTTATAATGACAAAATTACATTGTATacctagaaaagaaaaaaattatacaTATACATTATATGTTGAATCCCCTTAATTTCTTCGTACATACACTTCTTTATATTTTAACATCCCTCAATAAAATTTTTAGCTTCACAACTGGCTACATTTATGTAATGTACTGTCatgttttgttttggtttttagtAAATAATATGATTTTGAACATGATTTTTTTTCTAGGTAACAAATGTGATAATTCATGGTCTAAGAATCCACCATTGCAAGGCACAACCAGCATCAACAGTCTTGGGACCTGATAAGAAAATAGTAAATGTGGGTCCAGTGGATGGAGATGCAATTAGAATGTTGACTTCTTCCAAGATTTGGATTGACCACAATACCCTTTTCGATTGTGAAGATGGTTTAATTGATGTTACTCGTGGTTCTACTGATATTACAATATCCAATAATTGGTTTAGGACCCAAAATAAGGTTATGTTATTAGGTCATGATGATGGATTTCTTAGAGACAAGAATATGAAGGTTACTGTTGCATTCAATTATTTTGGTCCTAATTGCAACCAGAGAATGCCGAGGTACcctataaattaaataattgttacaTTCAAGCTGAAGttactggtaaagttgctgccatgtgaccacgACGTCACGAGTTTAAGCCGTGAAAatagtctcttgcagaaatgcagggtaagactgcgtacaatagacctttgtggttcagccctttcccggaccccgcgcataacAAGAGTTAGTGCACCGGGTTACATTCAAGCTGAAGTttaagattttttagtttttcgaAACTACAAGATTAATGACTTTGCCATTGACATGAAGTGCTCCCCATATATATGAGTAACATAGgagacatttttatttttcctccgAAAAAAGTGGAAAATTTTCGCTGCTTATCTTTCAATTCATCTCTGACCATCAAATGAGACGTGAATAACTCGTCCTCCTCTCTTTGAAAGAAGGAAAGTTGACTAGTGTAGGAATGTATGCATTTATAATTTCCCCTATTTATTCCAATTTGTCTGATACTATTTTCTTATTAGTTGTTCTGAAACGATTCATACAttcatatttgaaaataattaactATGAACTTCTCATTCACGTCTTAAATCTGTAACTTATTTGTGACCAAACAGGAACTATGCCATTTTAATACCTAGTCTACAtgaacttttttatttttacttaattttatttttggaatttccAATGCTTAATTTTGCAGGGTTCGTCATGGATATGCACATGTGGTAAACAATCTATACGAAGGATGGGGAAACTACGCAATAGGGGGGAGCATGAACCCTAGCATTAAGAGCCAAGCCAATTATTTTATTGCATCTAAAGGAGGAAAGAAAGAGGTAAACCTTTTAACATGGAGTTTTCTTCATTCTTGTTAATATTGTCTCGAATTTCTGAGGGATTTGTTATTTAGTGATTCTCTCAAACAATATTGACGATTATATATCTATATGAAAATTTAGCAACATAAATACAATAAAATGCTCATTCTCAAATAACTTAAATTTTTAGATGAAACGATCATATCTATTTACTTATCTTGCAACAGAATAAACTAATGAGTGAATAGATCAAAACAAAGAGGAGcctttggcgtaactggtaaagttgttgctgtgtgaccaggaggtcacaggttcaagtcgtgaaaacagcctcttgcagaaatgcaagataaggctgtgtacaatagacccttgtggtccgacccttccccggaccccgcgcacaGCGGGAACTTAATGCACTGGGCTGGCCTTTAGTCTAAATAGAACGAAATGAATATAAAGGAGATTCATACAATTGACTCCGACTAGTTTAGAAGTTGattgattgatgaaaatgatggTGTTATAGATCACATGGAGAAAGGAGGGTGGAGTTGGTGAAGTGTCATGGAATTTCCAATCAGTTGAAGATGTATTTGAGAATGGAGCATCTTTCAGAGAATCGGGTTCGGGTCGTGAGTCCGTGAAGCCAAACTATCTGCCAGATCAAGCTTTTCCAGTGGAAGATGGAAAAAATGTCAAGGCCTTGACTAGAAATGCTGGTGCTCTAAAATGTTCCACTACTTCTACCTGCTGAGTACATAGCTAATGTTCAGATCTTTGGCTAGCTGGTATTGTGTTTCTGTAGTATTCTTTACTTGGAAAATGGATATGTTCATCTCTTCTGAGAATTGAGAAGGGAATAACGTTGTTGtagttatatgtatatatatgtagggAATTAACCTCAAAATAGTAATTATATGCAGGTGATGAGCTATGTTTGATGGATTTTATTTAATTACCTTGATCTGTAGTTAGTTCGTGCAGATTTTTCAAAATACATTAAAGTTAGCAAAAGCTGCACATACACACATGTACTATATGTGTGCCAACATCAGATGAAACCTTAATCGGCCGGGTTTTTACTTGAGCTTATTCCTCATATATTGCAAGATCCCAATAATGCAATTCTGTTATTCCTTTTGTTATTCCTTTCCTTC contains:
- the LOC107776790 gene encoding putative pectate lyase 2 encodes the protein MTNNIGPEYKVTDPSDDPLNPKPGTLRYAMTHIQGKVWVTFQRDMTIRLQNPLLVSSFATIDGRGVKVNIADGACLMLQRVTNVIIHGLRIHHCKAQPASTVLGPDKKIVNVGPVDGDAIRMLTSSKIWIDHNTLFDCEDGLIDVTRGSTDITISNNWFRTQNKVMLLGHDDGFLRDKNMKVTVAFNYFGPNCNQRMPRVRHGYAHVVNNLYEGWGNYAIGGSMNPSIKSQANYFIASKGGKKEITWRKEGGVGEVSWNFQSVEDVFENGASFRESGSGRESVKPNYLPDQAFPVEDGKNVKALTRNAGALKCSTTSTC